The Chanodichthys erythropterus isolate Z2021 chromosome 5, ASM2448905v1, whole genome shotgun sequence sequence aattaaaaattgaatttatcttggcatagtcaaataacaagagttcagtacatggaaatgacatacagtgagtctcaaactccattgtttcctccttcttatataaatctattttgtttaaaagacctcagaagaacaggcgaatctcaacataacacagactgttacgtaacagtcgggatcattaatatgtacacccccaatatttgcatattccaGCCCATGAtagaggcattacacaagggcagccagtaacgtctgaatctgtgcacagctgaatcaacagactaggtaagcaagcaaggaaaacagcgaaaaatggcagatggagcaataataactgacatgatttatatcatcatgatatttttagtgatatttgtaaactgtctttctaaacgttagcgtgttgctaatgtactgttaaatgtggttaaagttaccattgtttcttactgtattcacggagacaagagccgtcactattttcatttttaaacacttgcagtctgtataattcataaacaacttcattctttataaatctataAAGATATAAATCGGAGCACATTCAGATTCAcattcaaattcattcagaatcagatgtaaacaatataacggtatacaatactcacataatccgacgcatgcatgccgcatacatgacaaacactttgtaaagatccattttgagggttatattagctgtgtaaacttggTTTATGCACAGTTTCTCCAGGGGCAGAGagcgtgcgatttaaagggaccgcaacctgaatcggctcatttctaattatgccccaaaataggcagttaaaaaaaattataaaaaaaaaatctatggggtattttgagctcaaacttcagacacattcaggggactccttagacttatattacatcttgtaaaaaaaaacattcgatggcacctttaaattgttcTAAGGTTGATAAACTCACCACTCTGGAATTGATGACTGATCCCAGGTCAGGAGCCTGATATACCACTCCGGCTATTATATAGTAGTCAGCAAGAGGGATCACTGCAGGACAGCGCAACAAGGGAAACAGAACATACAAaaagatttaaatgttttattttgtttattctgCAGAGAAATTTAATGTCAgcctatttaatataaagtgaacAAAACAATcccatttattgttttaaagaaaattcCTGGTATTACTGTGCACAATTTATCAGTGCACATTATTTCAACTTCGATTCATAATGAACTAAATTCGAATCATCaacactgttattgaactgcattgaatcaacactgaactgacttgagctTAATGACGACACTATTGTCTCCTGTAGAGCTGCTTATAGccgaaatgagctcatttcataAATGATGAACTGTACACAGTTATTAAACTGAAccgaatcaacactgaactgatctGAACAATATTCTGATACTATTGCCTaatgtagagctgctttacagcagaatttgaattagtttaatatttgatgaagttttcaatcattgatcattattttcctgtttattacagtaaagctgctttgaaacaatctgtattgtatgaagtgctatataaataaaggtgacttgactattTCAAAATTCAAAACAGAATTGAAATAGTTTATCAAAAAGTAATAACCTCTGAAACAACTTTTTGTAATCTAAAAATTATCTTACAGTTTAGAAGATTTATATCCAGAATTTATATAGCAGAATTAGGGGGACAAAGATCTAAGaaataagcaaaaacagccacaCAGACAGCAGAAACTTTATGTATTACTGATGAAAGCATTTAATCTGATAAATGTTCTTCAATCAAACCACATATATGAAGTATGCATAAATCTGGTGCACTTTGAGAGCAAAATTAAGATCTCAATCcttcagaataaaaaaaaagtacacttaatTGTACCTGGACTCAATTTAGTTCTCAATCCACAATTACGTTCACACTGCTGTTTTTAGAAAGCCAAACACTTtgagtataataataattatcatcATTACCATCATTATCTCTAACACTGGCAACAACATTCTATGTTCAAATTGCTTTGAAGTTGTACAGAACATTGTCCTTCATCTTGTTAAACTCAACTTGACCTGGAATGCAAGTCTGTCAAGTGTCAATATTACATCTGAAAATACAATGCAGACACCAAATCAAAAATATTCATAAGTGATAATACTAAAAGCAAAATAAAGCCACAGAGTCAGCAGAAACGGAACAGCAATGCAGAAACTCACCTTGTGTTGGCGATTGTCTCTGCTGCTTTCTGATGATGTACAGAATCGGCTCCTGAGCGTGAAGCAAAATATATTCCACACCCACCATctgactacacacacacacacacacacaaaacacaaagtAAGCATGCAAGCAACACACTACTGCAGCTCAATctattttttaattgattagaaaataaaacaatcaGCAGTGTGACAGGAAGAAGTGTTGTCTGTCTTTGTGTTTCCAGCTCATAGACATGTAGGTTACATTATGATATATCTACTACATACATAACCCAGTTTTTAATTGCATCGTGCAGTGCTTACTTGAGGTGATCCAGGGTTAATCTCTGCATTTTCACCACCTCGTTGTTGCAGGTGCGATCATAGAAGGGGTTGCTCCTCTCAGAGAAATACTCCAGCACATTGCTGGGGTTCAGGATGGGTACCCAGCCACTGTCCACCCACGAGATGCCCAGCAGATTATctgacaaacacaaaaaaacaactcaTCGTCATATTTGAATGAGAATATTTCCGtctaagaaaaagaaaaaaaacaaaaacagaatatATCGTAGAAAAAGTAGATAACACTGCGCGCTTCCTTCTAACGTACAACAAACTACAGCGACAATGCTAAAGAGGAGTGTGATTATTCTGGCTTGACAAAGCAAACGTactgttaatatattttatatttcttatACAACATTTCAATGTAATGGCAAAGGGATTTGACAAGAATAAAACTGTCAACGAATAAAACATCTTTGTAAAACAATTCGTGAAATATGTGATAAAGTACCTCTTAAATCCACCGACGCCATCTTCGCAACTCGCACTCAGGCGCAGGCTGATGACACAACAACCGTCGATGCTCTATTACAAATTCAGAGTTAATtggttttattattaaatatcgCCGTTAAAAATTTTCATTGCCCCTTATGAAATTCATATACTGAGGATACATaaaagaatattaaaatattattaaaataatttaaataaatatgatatTTTCTTAATTAAGTATCTggttaattatgttttttggcAACATATTGCATCCATAAATGTAGGGGTTTTTTTTTCGTATCACCACCActcttaaaaaatgaatttatattcATAtggaaatattaattataaaataattaattatgaaaaaattGAGGCCCTATTTGGCATGTTTGAAGATTAtgtatttcaataaaatatttatatatattttttaaaaagcattcaAAAGTGTTCTttcaattgttttttgtttgtttgtttgtttgtttgtttgtttgtaaaaaaaaaacaatttcaaagGTCCTTGTTTGATTTGCTCCTAAATAGTTTGCTGTTAACTTGTACTGGTGTATATGCcctatttaatcattttatttgttcattatttattACATTCAGTTTTATTATTGTAACTGCATTGCGCAAAACATTACATCATAGGATGGCTGATTCAATGTTTGTAAGAAATAGTgctatcaaatgattaattgcacacaaccaaaataaaattttgtgtttacataatattgtgtttattcattatgtaatataaatacacacacatgcatgtatatatttaacaaaaatatattatatttatatataaaatatttattatatatatatatatatatatatatatatatatatatatatatatatatatgtaggctacacatgtaaatatttcttaaatatatacgtgtatgtatatacacagtacacatatattatgtttatatacacacaacttttattttgaacgCAATTAATCGCagttaatcatttgacagcactaatttctatattttattttatattttaaagaagatttacttttatatttatgaaaatataaaaatatgacatttagGTGAATATATGGCTCTCACTAAGATCAGTCGTGCCATGTTTACAAGTGTTcagtcatacacacacacaataatatacaacattttagattttaaagcagTCAATTAggacaaaaatatttatattcttAAAAAGGCCTTTAGTCAGCATGACCATGAAAGGCATTTTTAGAATTAGGAAAGATGCCTTTGGACCTAATTAAAAGTACATTGGTTGAAACACCATCACTACAGAAGAATTCATCAGATGGGTCAAATACCCGACAGAGTCCCTGCAGGCAGAATTCTGCAGGAATATCATACATGAATGCAGTGCAGCGTAAAACACCACACAATGCCTGCAGAGCAAACACAGGATTAAACCAATAAACAGAAAAGAACCATTAAATTCTGCATCCAACTCAAACTCAACCCCAATGTCAAGCTCAAATGCCACAAACCCTTTTAGAGGTGGCAATAGCATTCCCTCAAGTCAAGTGTAATGTTCTCATTACAGATGTAAGAGAAAGAATAAAGTAGCTTCACAGCTGACCTgaaaaaacatgtttctttGTTGAAACTACAACAAAATCAGAGTTTTATCTGTTCCCAAACAGAACTTTCAAACACGTGACTCTGACCAACCCTAAAAGAAGAAAAGTGTACAAAGTCAGCACTGTACAAGCATAGTTTAGCCACAGACAGGTAGAAAAAGATAGATCGAATGAGGAAAGGCAGTGctcaaacacaaaaacatgtaTTGTTACTAatgataaattaatatattattttaatatgttattaagtgtttatttttgACATTTCCCCTAACTACTACAAATCCACATTGAGAAAGACTGCTATGAGCAACTAATTAAAGAAAAGCCTTCAGCAGTTTAAATGcagtatttttcattaaatattgaaCTTTCACAATACATTACATCAAAACTGTCATAATAGCCTACAATCCTGTAAAGAAGCTCAAAGTTAGTGTTAGCAtctgtaatttgtatttttcaACAAGCAACATGCTAGAGACAAGTAGTTAAGATAAAACTGTTAAGAGATAAAATAGTAGCCTTATCGTAAATTCATACAGTAGAAGAAAAAGAGCTAGAACAGTAAGCTAGATATAACTCTAAGcttatgtaagcatgtgcagaAATGGTCTGAAATgcacatgtgtttgtgtgtttgaaaatgacAGACTGAGCTAAGCAGAACTCCCCTTCCATCCAGCACGATTTACCGCAATCACGACACACCCAGACACAACAGAAGAACCAGCTAACcgctcaacacacacacacacacacacacacacagagagagagagagagagagagagagagatacacaCACCTGTGGGACACAAACATGACGTTTCCCAAAGGGAAACTCATTACGGAGATATATTCTCAGTTAAATGAATGTAGGATAACAATAACTTTGCTGTGGGCATAATGAAAGAGAGAAGACCAGTTCTTCTGAATCAAGGGAGGATCAAAAGGAAGGAGATTAGACTGTGTTTCAACAGCTCTGTTCAGTGTCCGACAGCAGCTGTTTTTCTGTTCTGTGTTCTGGGGGCAGAAATCACGTCACACGAAATCATCGTTTGAGCAAGAGAAATGCGTTTGTTAACGCCTGAGTTGCTCTCAGCTGGATTTCAATGGAAACGGGACGTCGAAGCAGGGGGGCTGACAGACCGGTTATCGCGCTCCATCCGTGATGACCGCATTTCTTAAGGGCAGCGCGAGCGCTGTGGCTTGACGCGCACGCTCACTCTCCTTTGAGTCATCTGGTGAGAGCAGGACGTGCCGATCCCGTTCTgccagaccgctgaaaagagagagagaggggcagAAAAATAGGAAAAATTCACAgcaccgtgtgtgtgtgtatgtgtgaaacATCCAGGAATCCATCTTTAAAACTGAACCGCGAAGACCTGCGCGGGCATGTAGACTGAACGCGTGACGAGGCAACGAACGCAGCTCGAAAACGCGAGTTTCAGGGAATTGTCGAATCGGTGGGATGAGCGTGGAGCACGGCAGATTTGAGGGAAGTATACGCAAGGGAAACGGCACGATGAGCGTCATGAGCGGCAGCGCGAACTCCACCATCATGCAGCCTCCCGGTGGCCGGAGCCGCGGAGACGCGCGCTACCCGCAGCACGCGCCCCATCAGAGCGGTTCGGTGGTGAAACCCCAAAACGAGCCCGCGGACCTGGTGAAACGAGCCCTGGACTTCAAGACGCAGGGCACGCAGTGCTACAAGGATAAAAAATACCGCGAGGCCATCGGCAAATACCACCGCGCGCTGCTGGAAATGAAGGGTCTGTGTCGCGTGCTTGGGGACCCGGACACCAGCAAGTCCCCGTCGACCGTCTTGACCAGCATCAGCAAGTCCAGCCTGACAGACGAGCAGAAAGGCGCGGTGGAGAACGCGGAGTTGGAGTGCTACAACAGCCTGGCTGGTGGGAACAAACATCATGTTTCACCACTTTAAAACCAATCAATACACATATGTTTTATGCATTCCACCTGTTAAGACTGAATGAAAGCAGGGCCACCATAATATTCAGATCAGTACTATTCGATTTGGCCCCTCCAATCCTAAATATGCCTTGAAAAAAAACGTAATCTGAGTGAATGTCTTCAGTTCTGCTTCCAGAATGACGTCATGGTTCGTCTAGATTACAGGTCATATACCTAAATTTGATTATAAACTGCAAACCATAATTACAAGTCTAAAATAATCCATactaaaaaaaaacctcaaatAGTCATTGGTGCAAttgattttgtctgtgtttGCATGTAGCTTGTCTGTTGCAGATGGAGCTTGTGAATTATGAACGAGTGAAAGAGTACTGTCTGAAGGTTTTGAGAAAGGAGGGCGAGAATTTTAAAGCCCTGTATCGCTCCGGCGTGGCGTATTATCATCTGGGAGATTTCAACAAAGCCCTGCACTACCTAAAGGAGTCCCACAAACAACAGCCCACAGGTCAGTCACATCAAACTCTCACACACTACCAGCATTTCTCGTATTATAGTGTAGTGCAACAGCATTTCCAGTGGCCTTGGTTCCTTTAAAAATGTAAGCCTTGTTGGAACAAAGCCAGTCACTCTGAAATGAATCTCAACACGACAACATTTTATTCAAAGCATAAAAAGTCcgaaaataaaaacaaccatATAAAAATGTGCTCATATAAAAACAACCATTTGCATGATCAGCAATGGCAATACAAAACTAAATATGATATATCGTTGAGAATGTGGGATTACAATGTTGAATAAGAGTGTGGAAACACATTCGACTATGTCATCCGGTCTACAAACAATTTGTGGATATGAAAATGGTCCTTGGTTTAACAAAGTTTGGCAAATCATCCACTAGACCAGGGCTGTAACCACCATAGGCATTGAGGGAGACAAGTGAAATGGCCAAAGTTGTCCCCcctaatatttcatatttcttaATGCTGCTCTCCATTACGCTCCGCTCTGTTTGTTGTTAGGATGTCAGACAGTTTAAAAGGTTAAATTTTTATGCTGGTCTGCCTCAGCGGTCTAACATTGTCaaaatggccaatcagatcaaaGATGGCGGGGCTTACTATTCACTGAAGTGTGAATTCCAACGTGACACTTTTAGTTCTTACAGGGAAAGAGTGCATGCTTGGTAATATAACAAGCTAAACGTTTAATATTTGACAACTGTTTATATGTTTAACGACTCACAGTAACATAcagtgatgcaaactactcaACATTTTTATGGAATTTCTCCATTTTGAATCGAAAATGTCATGAAGATGAAGATGGCATTCATAACTGAATGTGACAAGAcaagatacttttttttttttttttttacatttttgacatATTAGACATACAAACATGTATAAAATATTGTTTGGAAAGAGTTTAAATGGACTATTTCACAACTATATTGGCTATAACTAGACCTAGAACTTTTACATTCTTATTTCTTCTTTATTCCATTAAATCCcttttaattctttaatttctttaaataaaaaactttgGTCCCCCCTAATGTTCAAGACATGGTTACGGCCTTGCACTAGAGACAATCAGATGCTATAATCCAAAATTGTGTAAAGTGAAAGATTAAAAACTGTTGAAAATTCTGACTGATGTCATTAAAAAGCTGATTAgtaacaaagactatagaataacacaagatgcgtcactcgtattgttttgaatgggagaaagtgtaacgcgcaatatggcggaataagtcccgccttctaaataagagccaatcgccgactggtaaagtcatcgcgtcacttcagcggccgttagaatcaccggtttctatagaaacagtcagacgcgcacAACCGAAGAGACGCgtatttaggtctgcgcatgcgcattagcttgatacagcctgaaaaatagtttttttttgtcatgattcgagcgtttagaaactacatttatgagccggttcttgttagatttcattggtgattacaaatatgaaatttaatcgtaaggttggcgaacagttttggagaatttgatgtttccccattcaaagagattgcatgatgcccaggatgcccgagaggcttttcaaagatggccgccgagtgaaatgacttgtcttaaagggactttgttagTAATCATGTTAAATTTGCAGTGatatcaaaataacaaaataatactCAGCACCCTTTGAACCCAAAACACCTGCTTTCCAGGGTCCTCATTTATCAATGGTGCGTACGGACAGATTTGTGCGTAGTGAATGCGTAAGAACAGTTTCACGCAAAGTGTGGGATTCACCAACTTGTACTTAAACGtagaaatgtgtgtaaatataagcATACCTCTGAGCATGCTTACGCAGATTATCTAGTGGTAGAATAGTGACACTACACACAAAAATcattttcacagtaaaatcaGTCACAGTATGCATTAAGCAATCCACATGTCCTGTGTTtcctttatttataaaacactcAATTTATCAATTGTCTAGTTTTACACACAGTGCGTTGTAACTTGTAATTGGTGtcactgtaaaacaaaaaaaaattatggttaagtaaataatacagaaaaacaaaacaaaacaaatgcaagttatttagtagtactcaatttaagcttgtagaaattacagtgtaaacatcaacattataaaattaagttaaactactcaacttttctgatactggtgttcccatcatgcactgggccttgaataattaatgaggtcaattttttgctgttttccagctgtttttacactgttttatcattgcttttgtggttaggtttagtaacttaacattttgtgacatttggagctaattttctactcaaaatgcCACAATCACACTCAAAAATGTTCCATCGAATGTTACCGTCATTGTGTGTTGTGTACCAAGTAttgaggtctctgtgttcaACTATAGCATTACTTTTAATGTGTAGATTTGATATCTATACAATATCTTTCATATTATCTGCTTAGATGTTTCTAAGTAAAAGCATACACATCAACAGCATGGTTTCATTCAGTGTTATATTgttttgtgtaaaatgtattgcaagagttttaaattaaatagaaattactCAACTATTTACTGTTAAAGTTACTTATAATTTTAGCTGAGTAACTTAAACCCATATttgaaatttacttaaatagTTTATGTGTGCAAAAACTTaagtaaaaattaagtaaaCTTTATCTTTAGTTTATCTTGCATTATTGGAAGACTTCGCAAACAATGCGCTCCAGAGAGCATGTTTTCCAAGATCATGCTGATCTGCTTGGCAAAAGCTCTCTTTGCTATTATTGCGGTGAGGAAAAAACACAATCACGTGACTTTTAAAGGGAAGTTTTGTCACCATATATGGTTCATTGGAGGCGTTTCCGAATGCAAATGACCGTGAACGTGAGGGATTTATCAACAATGATTGCTTACTCATGTGCGTAAGAACTGCGTGCGCACGTTTGATAAATGCGGATTTTCTTGTACTTAGGCACATTCTAAATTTCTTTCGTTGGACaaaatatagaaccttttctacgcactgttgataaatgagggcccaGGACATCAGTGACTGTGCtgataaatgaataataaataatcccaaaactgaatttttttatCTTTCACTACACTTCCTGCCCACATTTTCTGtgttaaaacagctgtttcCTCCTTTTCTGTCTATGTGGGACAGACACTAATGTCATCCGCTACATCCAGCTGACGGAAATGAAGATTCGTCGAAATGCCCAGAGAGAGAAATCAGAAGTTCCGTAAAACAGCTTCCGCTTGAATAGCTTTCCACTGCGGACACCCCACTATCCCCTCATCGCACTCTCTGTGGACGAGGTTCGGCATTTCATGGAAGACTTTATTCCAGAGCGGGTCAACACACCTGTCTCAGTCCTGTCAGAAACAGTCTCTGGCTCAGACTGAAGAGCTGAATCAGGTGTGCTGTGCCCTGGAGTAGACCGTGGAGACCCGGGAAGGAGACCA is a genomic window containing:
- the LOC137020163 gene encoding tetratricopeptide repeat protein 9A — encoded protein: MSVEHGRFEGSIRKGNGTMSVMSGSANSTIMQPPGGRSRGDARYPQHAPHQSGSVVKPQNEPADLVKRALDFKTQGTQCYKDKKYREAIGKYHRALLEMKGLCRVLGDPDTSKSPSTVLTSISKSSLTDEQKGAVENAELECYNSLAACLLQMELVNYERVKEYCLKVLRKEGENFKALYRSGVAYYHLGDFNKALHYLKESHKQQPTDTNVIRYIQLTEMKIRRNAQREKSEVP